Proteins encoded by one window of Cylindrospermum stagnale PCC 7417:
- a CDS encoding cytochrome c oxidase subunit 3 — translation MQSQIIDPAKTELNHHHAAVAADAHHEAHPDHRLFGLVVFLIAEGMIFVGMFGAYLAFRSTLPVWPPAGTPELELLLPGVNTVNLIASSFVMHNADVAIKKNDARGMRIWLAITAAMGAIFLVGQVYEYTHLEFGLTTNLFASAFYVLTGFHGLHVTIGVVAIIAVLWRSRVQGHYSNEKHFGIEAAEIYWHFVDVIWIILFGLLYLL, via the coding sequence ATGCAAAGTCAAATAATTGACCCAGCTAAAACTGAACTGAATCATCACCACGCAGCGGTAGCGGCAGATGCTCATCACGAAGCGCATCCAGACCATCGTCTATTTGGGCTGGTTGTCTTCCTGATTGCTGAAGGGATGATTTTTGTGGGGATGTTCGGAGCTTACTTGGCTTTCCGTTCTACCTTACCTGTATGGCCTCCCGCAGGCACACCGGAGTTAGAGCTATTGCTACCCGGTGTCAACACAGTCAATTTGATTGCTAGCAGTTTTGTGATGCACAATGCTGATGTTGCAATCAAAAAGAACGATGCACGGGGAATGCGTATTTGGTTGGCGATTACTGCCGCAATGGGTGCGATTTTCTTGGTTGGGCAGGTGTATGAATACACCCATTTGGAATTTGGTCTGACCACTAACTTATTTGCCAGTGCATTTTATGTTTTGACTGGCTTCCACGGGTTGCACGTGACTATTGGTGTTGTGGCAATTATCGCGGTGTTGTGGCGATCGCGCGTTCAGGGTCACTACAGCAACGAAAAGCACTTCGGTATTGAAGCTGCCGAAATTTATTGGCACTTTGTAGACGTGATTTGGATTATTTTGTTCGGATTGCTGTATCTGCTTTGA
- the ctaD gene encoding cytochrome c oxidase subunit I: protein MTRATLQETANIPALNEESGERHWRDFFGFCTDHKVIGIQYLVTSFIFYCIGGVMADLVRTELRTPEVDFVTPEVYNSLFTLHATIMIFLWIVPAGAGFANYLIPLMIGAKDMAFPRLNAVAFWMIPPAGILLIASLVLGDAPDAGWTSYPPLSLVTGQVGEEIWIMSVLLLGTSSILGSINFVVTLLKMRIPSMGVHQMPLFCWAMFATSALVLISTPVLAGALILLSFDLLAGTTFFNPTGGGDPVVYQHMFWFYSHPAVYIMILPFFGAISEIIPVHSRKPIFGYKAIAYSSLAISFLGLIVWAHHMFTSGIPGWLRMFFMITTMIIAVPTGIKIFSWLATMWGGKIRLNSAMIFAISFVGTFVIGGISGVMLAAVPFDIHVHDTYFVVAHLHYVLFGGSVLGIFAAIYHWFPKMTGRMINEFWGKVHAVLTVVGLNMTFLPMHKLGLMGMNRRIAQYDPKFTSLNEICTYGSYILAISTLPFIINAIWSWLYGPKAANNPWNALTLEWMTTSPPAIENFDKLPVLATGPYDYGLSKAKEGVPLDDPNPVLSAGLNSVLRAKPDPAVAANPEDSK from the coding sequence ATGACACGAGCTACATTGCAAGAAACTGCTAATATCCCCGCCCTGAATGAAGAATCAGGGGAAAGACACTGGCGGGACTTCTTTGGCTTCTGCACCGACCATAAGGTGATTGGGATTCAATATCTAGTCACTTCGTTTATTTTCTACTGCATCGGTGGCGTGATGGCTGACTTGGTGCGGACAGAACTACGAACGCCAGAAGTTGATTTTGTGACGCCAGAAGTCTATAACAGCCTGTTCACACTCCACGCCACAATCATGATTTTCTTGTGGATTGTGCCAGCCGGAGCCGGATTTGCTAACTATCTGATTCCCCTAATGATTGGGGCTAAGGATATGGCATTCCCTCGGCTGAATGCTGTGGCTTTTTGGATGATTCCCCCAGCGGGTATTTTGCTCATCGCCAGTTTGGTATTGGGTGATGCACCGGATGCAGGTTGGACTTCCTACCCTCCCCTCAGCTTGGTAACAGGACAAGTGGGTGAGGAAATTTGGATTATGAGTGTCTTGCTGCTGGGTACGTCATCGATTTTGGGATCGATTAATTTTGTCGTTACCTTGCTGAAGATGCGGATTCCCAGTATGGGAGTCCATCAAATGCCCTTGTTTTGTTGGGCAATGTTTGCCACTTCGGCGCTGGTGCTGATATCGACGCCAGTACTTGCAGGGGCGCTAATTCTGCTGTCTTTTGATTTATTGGCAGGGACAACATTTTTTAACCCGACTGGTGGCGGTGACCCGGTAGTTTACCAGCATATGTTCTGGTTTTACTCCCACCCAGCGGTTTACATCATGATTTTGCCATTTTTTGGGGCAATTTCAGAGATTATCCCCGTTCATTCGCGCAAGCCGATTTTTGGCTATAAAGCGATCGCCTATTCCTCTCTGGCTATCAGCTTTTTGGGGCTAATAGTTTGGGCACACCACATGTTTACCAGCGGTATCCCCGGTTGGTTGCGGATGTTCTTTATGATCACCACAATGATCATTGCCGTACCCACGGGAATTAAAATATTCAGCTGGTTAGCAACGATGTGGGGCGGAAAAATCCGGCTCAACAGTGCGATGATTTTCGCCATTAGCTTTGTAGGTACTTTCGTGATTGGTGGTATTAGCGGCGTCATGTTGGCGGCTGTACCTTTTGATATTCATGTTCACGATACCTATTTTGTCGTCGCTCACTTGCACTACGTCCTCTTTGGCGGTAGCGTTTTGGGGATTTTTGCGGCGATCTACCACTGGTTCCCGAAAATGACGGGACGGATGATCAACGAATTTTGGGGTAAAGTTCACGCTGTCTTGACTGTCGTCGGTCTAAATATGACCTTTTTACCCATGCACAAGCTGGGGCTGATGGGCATGAACCGCCGGATTGCCCAATATGATCCCAAATTTACCTCACTCAATGAAATCTGCACCTATGGGTCTTATATACTAGCGATTTCGACATTACCCTTTATTATCAATGCGATTTGGAGTTGGTTGTACGGGCCGAAAGCTGCTAATAATCCCTGGAATGCACTCACGTTAGAGTGGATGACTACCTCACCGCCAGCAATTGAGAATTTTGACAAACTCCCAGTATTGGCGACGGGTCCCTATGACTATGGCTTGTCTAAGGCTAAAGAAGGTGTACCCTTAGACGACCCTAACCCAGTTTTATCTGCTGGACTAAACTCGGTATTAAGAGCGAAACCTGATCCTGCGGTTGCTGCTAACCCTGAAGATTCTAAATAG
- a CDS encoding cytochrome c oxidase subunit II, with translation MKIPSSIWTLLIGIVLTLASLWYGQNHGLLPTAATDEALLVDGLFNAMMIVSTGIFLIVEGVLIYSAIKYRQRPGDNEDGPPVEGNVPLEILWTAIPAIIVIGISVYSFEVYNDIGGFDPHSIHEAPMTQESMTMPGAAIAATLSDTPPSTEPNLNQAKSDEAMQDPATAAVRNADQIPQLRNAPGVGSVAPTLGASPENEGKAPQMVINVTGLQYAWIFTYPETGITTGEMHVPVGREVRLNMTANDVIHAFWVPEFRLKQDVIPGRQSEIRFTPRVTGSYPLICAELCGPYHGAMNTQVVVESQEAFDSWTQEQLVASRETLNQAVAVNPAGLSPDEFLAPYTKEMGIHPEMLHQVHH, from the coding sequence GTGAAAATTCCAAGTTCGATCTGGACATTACTCATTGGCATCGTGCTCACCCTAGCCAGCCTTTGGTACGGTCAAAATCACGGTCTGTTGCCTACAGCCGCAACGGATGAAGCTTTATTGGTAGACGGTCTGTTCAACGCGATGATGATCGTCTCTACAGGCATTTTTCTGATTGTGGAAGGTGTTTTAATTTACTCTGCAATTAAATATCGGCAGCGTCCAGGTGACAACGAAGACGGGCCACCAGTTGAGGGTAATGTGCCGCTAGAAATACTCTGGACGGCGATCCCAGCAATTATCGTGATCGGGATTTCTGTTTATAGCTTTGAAGTCTACAACGACATCGGCGGCTTCGATCCCCATAGCATCCACGAAGCCCCAATGACTCAGGAATCGATGACAATGCCAGGGGCAGCGATCGCGGCAACTCTCAGCGACACACCGCCCAGCACAGAACCCAACCTGAATCAAGCAAAATCTGACGAGGCAATGCAAGACCCTGCTACCGCAGCAGTCCGCAATGCTGACCAAATTCCCCAACTGCGGAATGCCCCTGGGGTAGGTAGCGTGGCTCCCACCCTGGGCGCAAGTCCCGAAAACGAAGGTAAAGCACCCCAAATGGTGATCAACGTCACCGGTCTCCAGTACGCCTGGATTTTCACCTATCCAGAAACTGGGATCACTACAGGTGAAATGCACGTTCCTGTTGGGCGGGAAGTGCGACTGAATATGACAGCTAACGATGTCATTCATGCCTTCTGGGTGCCAGAGTTCCGCCTGAAACAGGATGTTATCCCCGGTAGACAGAGTGAGATTCGCTTCACCCCCAGAGTTACGGGTTCTTATCCCCTGATCTGTGCTGAACTTTGTGGTCCCTACCACGGGGCAATGAATACACAAGTGGTGGTTGAGTCACAAGAAGCATTTGACAGCTGGACGCAAGAGCAGCTAGTTGCTAGCCGTGAAACTCTGAATCAAGCCGTTGCGGTTAATCCTGCGGGTCTATCCCCAGATGAATTTCTCGCTCCTTACACTAAAGAAATGGGTATTCACCCAGAAATGCTTCATCAAGTCCACCATTAA
- a CDS encoding COX15/CtaA family protein, producing the protein MNEIVLKQQNEAAVEQQKPKELIRRLVWKICIATLILMAIGSATRVMNAGLACPDWPLCYGELVPAKQMNLQVFLEWFHRLDAALIGVSAIALCGLSWWHRRALPNWLPWASTFALFLIVFQGILGGLTVTELLRFDIVTAHLGTALLFFSTLLVVGTALTPYQGTGTVGKLPWVGITATVLVYLQSLLGAVVGSRWALHQCFGDSQLCGVMYSHIIGLVPPTVAILAIVLISWWTPALHPALRRLANMAGGLLILQLLLGVATFRLHLQVEPLTVSHQAVGASLLGTLVAFTVLALRDWIASRKISAYPVGLTVTATSSQANGSNP; encoded by the coding sequence ATGAACGAAATTGTCCTAAAACAACAAAATGAAGCGGCTGTAGAGCAGCAAAAGCCCAAGGAATTGATTCGTCGCTTGGTGTGGAAAATTTGCATAGCCACCTTGATTTTGATGGCAATAGGCAGTGCCACCCGCGTGATGAATGCTGGACTTGCTTGTCCAGACTGGCCTTTGTGCTACGGGGAACTGGTGCCAGCCAAGCAAATGAATCTCCAGGTATTCTTGGAGTGGTTTCATCGACTGGATGCAGCTTTGATTGGTGTCAGCGCGATCGCACTTTGCGGTTTGTCTTGGTGGCATCGTCGTGCCTTACCTAACTGGCTACCTTGGGCATCTACTTTCGCCCTGTTTTTAATCGTCTTTCAAGGTATTTTGGGGGGACTCACCGTCACCGAACTGTTGCGGTTTGATATCGTTACCGCCCATTTGGGAACGGCGCTATTGTTTTTCTCTACCCTCCTCGTCGTCGGCACGGCACTCACCCCGTATCAGGGAACTGGAACTGTTGGTAAGTTGCCTTGGGTGGGAATAACAGCCACTGTTTTGGTTTATCTCCAAAGTTTACTAGGTGCTGTAGTCGGTTCTCGCTGGGCGCTGCACCAATGCTTTGGTGATTCTCAACTTTGTGGAGTGATGTATAGCCATATTATTGGCTTGGTGCCGCCAACGGTAGCCATCTTGGCAATAGTCTTGATTTCCTGGTGGACACCTGCACTGCATCCAGCTTTGCGGCGACTGGCAAACATGGCTGGTGGACTGTTGATTTTACAACTTTTGTTGGGAGTTGCCACTTTCCGATTACATCTGCAAGTTGAGCCACTCACCGTCTCTCACCAAGCCGTAGGAGCTTCTTTGCTGGGTACTTTGGTGGCTTTCACAGTTCTGGCACTGCGCGATTGGATTGCTAGCCGAAAAATCAGCGCTTACCCCGTTGGTTTAACAGTCACTGCTACAAGCTCTCAGGCAAATGGCTCAAATCCATAA
- a CDS encoding heme o synthase — protein sequence MIETNVSRHHETFLQVIQSYYQLTKPRIIPLLLITTAGSMWIAAKGEVDPLLLLVTLIGGTLAAASAQTINCIYDRDIDYEMERTRHRPMPSGRVQPRDALIFAIALAVGSFTLLTVFANLLAALLAFSGIVFYILVYTHWLKRHSVQNIVIGGAAGAIPALVGWAAVTDTLSWAAWLIFAIVFLWTPPHFWALALMIRDDYAKVGIPMLPVVAGDKATVRQIWYYTLITVAATVLLFYPLGASGVLYAAIALSLGGFFIHKSWRLLQNPEDRTVAKELFLYSISYMMLLCLGMVVDSLPITHSLITAAINQLHFIS from the coding sequence ATGATTGAGACTAATGTCTCTCGCCACCACGAAACATTTTTGCAAGTGATTCAAAGCTACTACCAGCTAACGAAGCCACGGATTATCCCGTTGCTGTTAATTACCACTGCTGGGAGTATGTGGATCGCTGCTAAGGGTGAAGTAGACCCATTGCTGTTGCTAGTTACACTGATTGGTGGCACTTTGGCGGCTGCTAGCGCCCAGACGATTAATTGTATCTATGACCGAGATATAGATTATGAAATGGAGCGGACGCGCCACCGTCCGATGCCTTCCGGTAGGGTACAGCCCCGTGATGCTTTGATTTTTGCGATCGCACTGGCGGTAGGTTCCTTCACTTTACTAACAGTATTTGCTAACCTCCTAGCGGCGCTGTTAGCTTTCTCTGGCATCGTTTTTTATATATTGGTCTATACCCACTGGCTAAAACGCCACAGCGTTCAAAATATCGTCATCGGTGGTGCAGCAGGAGCGATTCCGGCATTAGTCGGCTGGGCTGCGGTCACTGATACTTTAAGCTGGGCTGCATGGCTAATTTTTGCGATCGTCTTTTTGTGGACTCCACCCCATTTCTGGGCGCTGGCTTTGATGATTCGGGATGATTACGCCAAAGTTGGTATCCCCATGTTGCCAGTGGTTGCAGGTGATAAAGCAACGGTGCGGCAAATTTGGTATTACACCCTAATTACAGTAGCTGCAACAGTGCTGCTGTTTTATCCTTTGGGGGCGAGTGGAGTTTTATACGCGGCGATCGCTTTAAGTTTGGGTGGATTCTTTATCCACAAGTCTTGGCGCTTGTTGCAGAACCCAGAGGATCGCACTGTAGCTAAAGAGTTGTTCCTCTATTCCATCTCCTACATGATGCTGTTGTGTCTGGGGATGGTGGTGGATAGTTTGCCGATTACCCATAGTTTGATAACTGCGGCGATCAATCAGCTGCATTTTATCAGCTAG
- a CDS encoding DUF2281 domain-containing protein: MTNRDLLVKEIESLPPELLTEALDFIRFIKASHLQRNSPTEPNLNADKLKGSKAKDLLEFAGSWSGDDIRECLQLVHDIRMPLQL; this comes from the coding sequence ATGACAAATAGAGATTTATTAGTTAAAGAAATAGAGTCCTTACCACCAGAGTTATTAACTGAAGCACTAGATTTTATTCGCTTCATTAAAGCTAGTCACCTCCAAAGAAATTCGCCAACCGAACCAAATTTGAATGCAGATAAACTAAAGGGTTCAAAAGCCAAGGATTTGCTAGAATTTGCAGGCTCTTGGTCAGGAGATGATATTAGAGAATGCCTTCAACTTGTCCATGATATCCGTATGCCTCTGCAACTATAA
- a CDS encoding type II toxin-antitoxin system HicB family antitoxin, which yields MLINYINTAMHKATYELLEDETFYGEIPECPGVLANAETLEACREELQDALEGWIILGLRLGHILPILDGINLNLSQEVA from the coding sequence ATGTTAATCAATTACATTAATACAGCAATGCATAAAGCAACCTATGAGTTGCTAGAAGATGAAACTTTTTATGGCGAAATTCCAGAATGTCCAGGTGTATTGGCAAATGCTGAAACTCTAGAAGCTTGTCGGGAAGAATTGCAAGATGCACTAGAAGGATGGATTATTTTAGGTTTGCGTTTGGGTCATATTCTGCCGATACTTGATGGCATTAACCTTAATCTTAGTCAAGAGGTTGCCTAA
- a CDS encoding type II toxin-antitoxin system HicA family toxin yields the protein MPPFGPINRRDLIFYLRNAGFDGPYSGGKHQYLVKGEFKLTIPNPHQGDISPSLLNRILRQAFRKLI from the coding sequence ATGCCACCTTTTGGGCCAATTAATCGCCGGGATTTGATTTTTTACCTAAGAAACGCGGGTTTTGATGGCCCTTATTCTGGCGGTAAGCATCAGTACTTGGTAAAAGGCGAGTTTAAGCTGACAATTCCTAATCCCCACCAGGGAGATATCAGCCCAAGCCTACTAAATAGAATATTACGCCAAGCTTTTAGGAAGTTGATTTAA
- a CDS encoding DUF433 domain-containing protein gives MPTATNIGTLVNHSPDINNGRPMIAGTRTSVSRVVVLYKQGASAEEIARRMSHLNLAQVYAALAYYHANRDQIEADLAEVDAEYWRLAALHTKQD, from the coding sequence ATGCCGACAGCTACTAACATCGGTACACTAGTAAACCATTCTCCAGATATTAATAATGGTCGTCCAATGATTGCGGGGACTAGAACCTCTGTAAGTCGTGTGGTGGTTCTTTATAAACAAGGTGCAAGTGCTGAAGAAATTGCCCGTCGCATGAGTCACCTAAACCTAGCCCAAGTTTATGCTGCTTTGGCTTATTACCATGCTAACCGTGACCAAATTGAGGCAGATTTAGCTGAAGTAGATGCGGAATATTGGAGACTTGCAGCATTGCACACCAAGCAAGATTAA
- a CDS encoding DUF5615 family PIN-like protein produces the protein MSKILLYIDEDSMDEDFVQALKSCNVDVLTVADVGMLYRSDEEQLAWARENNRTIFSFNVRDFYQLHTILIEQELSHTGIILAPQQRYGIGELMRGVLRLINTKTAEEMQGQVEFLSNWIS, from the coding sequence ATGAGCAAGATACTTCTATATATTGACGAAGACTCAATGGATGAGGATTTCGTACAAGCTTTGAAATCCTGCAATGTCGATGTGTTAACAGTGGCAGATGTGGGAATGCTCTATCGTTCGGATGAAGAACAGCTTGCTTGGGCTAGAGAAAATAACCGAACTATCTTCAGCTTCAACGTCAGAGACTTTTACCAACTGCATACTATTCTAATTGAACAGGAATTATCCCATACAGGAATTATTCTGGCTCCACAGCAACGATACGGAATTGGCGAATTGATGCGCGGTGTTTTACGGCTGATTAACACAAAAACGGCGGAAGAAATGCAGGGACAAGTAGAGTTTTTAAGTAATTGGATTTCATAA
- a CDS encoding MBL fold metallo-hydrolase: protein MAHLNQRRTQNINGDFYVDTTCIDCDTCRWMTPEVFHRVDEQSAVYHQPTTEAERLAALQALLACPTSSIGTVEKPKDIKVAQQTFPILVDENVYHCGYHSESSYGAASYLIHLPEGNILVDSPRFTPPLVKRLEEFGQIRYMYLTHKDDVADHQKFAEHFKCQRILHQDDISTDTRNVEIQLTASEPFQLTPDLLIIPVPGHTKGHTVLLYKNKFLFTGDHLAWSEDLHQLAAFHDFCWYSWPEQIKSMAKLANYSFEWVLPGHGRRFHGDTQTMHQQMHKCLELIKSL from the coding sequence ATGGCTCATTTAAATCAGCGTCGCACCCAAAATATCAACGGCGATTTTTATGTAGATACCACCTGCATTGATTGCGATACCTGTCGCTGGATGACACCCGAAGTATTCCATCGAGTAGATGAACAATCAGCAGTTTATCACCAACCAACAACCGAAGCCGAAAGATTAGCCGCACTCCAAGCACTTTTAGCTTGTCCTACCAGTTCTATTGGTACAGTTGAAAAACCCAAAGATATCAAAGTTGCTCAACAAACTTTCCCGATTTTAGTAGACGAAAACGTTTACCATTGCGGCTATCATTCAGAAAGTTCTTATGGTGCTGCTAGTTATTTAATTCATCTTCCCGAAGGTAACATTTTAGTAGATTCTCCCCGCTTTACTCCACCTTTAGTTAAGCGTCTCGAAGAGTTTGGACAGATTCGTTATATGTACCTAACTCACAAAGATGATGTAGCCGACCATCAAAAATTTGCCGAACATTTTAAATGTCAGCGCATCCTCCATCAGGATGATATTTCTACAGATACACGCAATGTAGAAATTCAGCTAACTGCTTCAGAACCATTTCAGTTAACTCCCGATTTATTAATCATCCCCGTTCCCGGTCACACCAAAGGACACACCGTTTTACTCTATAAAAATAAATTTCTCTTCACCGGCGACCATCTCGCATGGTCAGAAGACCTTCATCAACTAGCGGCCTTTCACGATTTCTGCTGGTATTCCTGGCCAGAACAAATTAAATCAATGGCGAAATTGGCTAATTACTCCTTTGAGTGGGTGTTACCAGGTCACGGTAGACGCTTTCATGGTGACACCCAAACGATGCACCAGCAGATGCACAAGTGTCTTGAGTTGATCAAAAGCTTGTAA
- the lysS gene encoding lysine--tRNA ligase, protein MFWADKIAAEAQGYQVVNDSKTPSGRVHVGSLRGVVIHDVIYRALKHAGKPVKFLYGVDDYDALDTVPKYLDQEKFTPYLGFPLCNVPSPEETASDYAKYFIGEFFEVFEYLGIKPETYFLRDLYRTGKLNSYIDTFLKNAHLVREAYKEVSKADRPNNWYPFQIICENCGKIATTVTTDYNGSEVFYTCKPDATNYVKGCGHSGWVSPFDGNGKLPWKVEWVAKWDVLGVTIEMAGKDHSQKGGSRDVANAISRKVLQKQPPFHSPYEFILVNGTKMSSSKGVGSSAQEIAALLPPELLRFLMLRTQPKSVISFAPNYETVTRLFRDYDTLINKYQAASELTEELMPLFYAQLGDEIKPFHPFDFSTLISLLQIPRLDIQEEVVQRSTQPLSEYDQQIVNQRIAAAQRWLQDYADEEEKLVIYLEEVPEKANDLTAEQVAYLEKLVENLQHISNWEAEELQTLIFSTTKELQIQQANAFKALYLSFINKERGPKAGGLFSYLEKSFVISRLQDVIALNATKVQV, encoded by the coding sequence ATGTTTTGGGCTGATAAAATCGCTGCTGAAGCACAAGGCTACCAGGTAGTTAATGATTCTAAAACTCCCTCCGGCAGGGTACACGTAGGGTCATTGCGGGGTGTGGTTATCCATGACGTTATTTACCGTGCCTTGAAACACGCAGGTAAGCCCGTGAAATTCTTGTATGGTGTTGACGACTACGATGCCTTGGACACCGTTCCTAAATACCTAGACCAAGAAAAATTTACTCCCTATCTTGGTTTTCCCCTGTGTAACGTACCTTCTCCAGAAGAGACAGCGAGTGATTACGCTAAGTATTTTATTGGTGAATTTTTTGAGGTTTTCGAGTATTTAGGAATAAAACCAGAAACTTATTTTTTGCGAGATTTGTATCGCACTGGCAAACTAAATTCTTACATCGATACTTTTCTCAAAAATGCTCACCTTGTCAGAGAAGCTTACAAAGAGGTAAGTAAAGCAGACCGACCAAATAATTGGTATCCTTTTCAAATTATTTGTGAGAATTGCGGCAAAATTGCTACAACTGTAACTACAGACTACAACGGCTCAGAAGTTTTTTACACTTGCAAACCAGATGCAACAAACTATGTAAAAGGTTGCGGTCATTCTGGTTGGGTTTCTCCTTTTGATGGTAATGGTAAATTACCTTGGAAAGTTGAGTGGGTTGCTAAGTGGGATGTGTTGGGTGTAACTATCGAAATGGCTGGTAAAGACCACTCTCAAAAAGGTGGTTCTAGAGATGTGGCTAATGCTATTTCTCGTAAAGTTTTGCAAAAGCAACCACCTTTCCATTCTCCTTATGAATTTATTCTTGTGAATGGCACAAAAATGAGTTCTTCTAAGGGTGTGGGTTCTAGCGCTCAAGAAATTGCTGCTTTACTTCCTCCTGAATTACTGCGCTTTTTGATGTTGCGGACTCAACCGAAGTCGGTAATCAGTTTTGCGCCGAATTATGAAACAGTTACCCGACTTTTCCGGGACTACGATACTTTAATTAACAAGTATCAAGCTGCTTCAGAATTGACTGAGGAATTAATGCCGCTATTCTACGCGCAATTAGGAGATGAAATTAAACCTTTCCATCCTTTCGATTTCAGTACGCTGATTTCCCTTTTGCAAATTCCCCGCTTAGATATTCAGGAAGAGGTTGTACAACGCAGTACACAGCCTTTAAGCGAATATGATCAGCAAATTGTTAATCAAAGAATTGCTGCGGCTCAAAGGTGGTTACAAGATTATGCAGATGAGGAAGAAAAGTTAGTTATTTATCTGGAAGAAGTGCCGGAAAAAGCGAATGATTTGACTGCGGAACAAGTCGCTTATTTAGAAAAGCTGGTAGAGAATTTGCAGCATATTTCTAACTGGGAAGCTGAGGAATTGCAAACTCTGATTTTCTCAACTACTAAAGAGTTGCAAATTCAACAAGCAAATGCTTTTAAAGCTTTGTACTTATCCTTTATAAATAAGGAACGGGGGCCCAAGGCTGGCGGTTTGTTCTCTTATTTAGAGAAGTCTTTTGTAATTTCGCGGCTGCAAGATGTGATTGCATTGAATGCAACTAAAGTGCAGGTTTAG
- a CDS encoding Uma2 family endonuclease: MNIKNRGDYQADLSYCFETDKPRPDLCIEVVITSGSPIKLQKYKLMQVPEVWFWEDGTLEVYCLREQEYEKVVQSELLPDLDLSLLNRCLLLSSPLEAIREFRRGIS, from the coding sequence ATTAACATCAAGAATCGTGGGGATTATCAAGCAGACTTATCTTATTGCTTTGAAACAGATAAACCTAGACCAGATTTATGTATTGAAGTGGTTATTACTAGCGGTAGTCCCATCAAGTTACAAAAGTACAAATTAATGCAAGTCCCGGAAGTTTGGTTTTGGGAAGATGGAACTCTTGAGGTTTACTGCTTACGAGAACAAGAATATGAGAAAGTTGTTCAAAGCGAGTTGCTACCAGATTTAGATTTATCTTTATTGAATCGTTGTCTTTTGTTATCTTCACCCCTAGAAGCGATTAGAGAATTTCGTCGGGGAATTTCTTAG